In the genome of Phycisphaeraceae bacterium, one region contains:
- the nuoF gene encoding NADH-quinone oxidoreductase subunit NuoF, which produces MPMTEGILTKRIPSYPFGKESDRRFVSYDDYVKTGGYEGLKAAIAMKPEEVVSIVKDSNLRGRGGAGFPTGLKWTFLPPPDGQPRYLAINADESEPGTFKDRLLMDFDPHSVLEGIAIACYACKLDVAYFYIRGEYYHQARMMERAIREAYEHGIFGPKGLLNGATTGTGSSVKVECHLHRGAGAYICGEETALLESLEGKRGWPRNKPPFPAIKGLWGRPTIINNVETLAHLPSILERGRDGVKWFQSFGTPGSAGTKLMGVSGHVNRPGVFECDLGIPLSKLVNDHSGGMRNGKKFKGAIAGGVSTGILGPDQFDAPMDFDIGKHYGVLGLGTACPTIFDEDTDMVAVARNIARFFSHESCGQCTPCREGSAWLYKLLSRVERGDAKTKDLDIALEIATSMGAMPGTTICGLADGNNWAIRTIMNKYREEFESRVKPSFVPVSMTVGASARN; this is translated from the coding sequence ATGCCCATGACCGAAGGCATCCTGACCAAGCGCATCCCGTCCTATCCCTTTGGGAAGGAGTCGGACCGCCGCTTCGTGTCGTACGACGACTACGTGAAGACGGGCGGGTACGAGGGGCTGAAGGCCGCGATCGCGATGAAGCCCGAGGAGGTCGTGTCGATCGTGAAGGACAGCAACCTTCGCGGTCGCGGCGGCGCCGGCTTCCCGACGGGGCTGAAGTGGACCTTCCTGCCGCCGCCGGACGGGCAGCCGCGGTACCTGGCGATCAACGCCGACGAGTCGGAGCCGGGCACCTTCAAGGACCGGCTGCTGATGGACTTCGACCCGCACAGCGTGCTCGAGGGCATCGCGATCGCGTGCTACGCGTGCAAACTCGATGTCGCGTACTTCTATATCCGCGGCGAGTACTACCACCAGGCGCGCATGATGGAGCGCGCGATCCGCGAGGCGTACGAGCACGGGATCTTCGGGCCCAAGGGCCTGCTCAACGGCGCGACCACCGGGACGGGCTCGAGCGTGAAGGTCGAGTGTCACCTGCACCGCGGCGCCGGCGCGTACATCTGCGGCGAGGAGACGGCGCTGCTCGAATCGCTCGAGGGCAAGCGCGGGTGGCCGCGGAATAAGCCGCCTTTCCCGGCGATCAAGGGGCTGTGGGGGCGCCCGACGATCATCAACAACGTCGAGACGCTGGCGCACCTGCCCAGTATTCTGGAGCGCGGGCGCGACGGCGTGAAGTGGTTCCAGTCGTTCGGCACGCCAGGCTCGGCGGGCACGAAACTGATGGGCGTGTCGGGCCATGTGAACCGCCCGGGCGTGTTCGAGTGCGACCTGGGAATCCCCCTGTCGAAACTCGTCAACGACCACAGCGGCGGCATGCGCAACGGCAAGAAGTTCAAGGGCGCGATCGCCGGCGGCGTGTCGACGGGCATTCTGGGGCCCGACCAGTTTGATGCGCCGATGGATTTCGACATCGGCAAGCACTACGGCGTGCTGGGGCTGGGCACCGCGTGCCCGACGATCTTCGACGAGGACACCGACATGGTGGCCGTGGCGAGGAACATCGCGCGGTTCTTCTCGCACGAGAGTTGCGGCCAGTGCACCCCCTGCCGCGAGGGCTCGGCGTGGCTCTATAAGTTGCTCTCGCGCGTGGAGCGGGGCGACGCGAAGACCAAGGACCTGGACATCGCGCTGGAGATCGCGACGAGCATGGGCGCGATGCCCGGCACGACGATCTGCGGCCTCGCCGACGGCAACAACTGGGCGATCCGCACGATCATGAACAAGTACCGCGAGGAGTTCGAGTCGCGCGTGAAGCCGTCGTTCGTGCCGGTGAGCATGACGGTCGGCGCGTCGGCTCGAAACTGA
- a CDS encoding META domain-containing protein has translation MKQLLPIAVVLASLSFASGCATAPEAEAPGAAQPAMSAPGSMRPLVGKWTVVSIGGRDMSTVERAPELEFTMMGGAVGFTGVNRYSTRATVGVDGALTIAPGVTTMMAGTPEAMAVEAAFLNAMNTANGVLVGEGLLAFTRDGKTVMVLRREGSRE, from the coding sequence ATGAAACAACTCCTGCCGATCGCGGTCGTTCTCGCAAGTCTTTCCTTCGCTTCCGGTTGCGCGACCGCGCCCGAGGCGGAGGCGCCGGGGGCGGCGCAACCGGCGATGAGCGCGCCCGGGTCGATGCGCCCGCTCGTGGGCAAGTGGACCGTGGTGTCGATCGGGGGCAGGGATATGTCGACGGTGGAGCGTGCGCCGGAGCTGGAGTTCACGATGATGGGCGGCGCCGTGGGCTTCACGGGCGTGAACCGGTACTCGACGCGCGCGACGGTGGGCGTGGACGGCGCGCTGACGATCGCGCCGGGCGTCACGACCATGATGGCGGGCACGCCCGAAGCGATGGCGGTCGAGGCGGCGTTCCTCAACGCGATGAACACGGCCAACGGCGTGCTGGTGGGCGAGGGGCTCCTTGCGTTCACGCGCGACGGGAAGACGGTGATGGTCTTGCGGCGAGAAGGGAGCAGGGAGTAG